Genomic segment of Candidatus Paceibacterota bacterium:
GGATAACTGCCTGTTTTAACGTAATTTAATTTTTAAAACACCAAAAGTTCCAGTAGCCTTTTTAGTCTTGCAAAGAAATAACTCTTTCTAGTTCCTCCAATGAAGTAATTCCTTGGAGGATTTTTAATATTCCATCCTGTCGCATAGTTAATATTCCTTGTTCTTTTGCGGCGGCCCAGATCTCTCTCTCGCTAGGATTTTTTTCAACGGCATTTTCAATTTTTTCGCTACTCAAAATAGCCTCGTAGACACCAACTCTTCCTTTATAGCCAGTTTTATTACATTTATCACAACCTACGGGTTTCCAAATCTTTGTTCTTTGTTCTGGGATCAGTGATTTGTCTTCAATACTATTTACAATAGTTTCTATTTCTTGTTTCTCGTTTCCTTCAAGTGCAGTTTCTTTCTTGCAGAATTCGCAAAGTTTACGAGCCAATCTCTGTGCCATTGCAACTCGGATGGCTGAAGTTATAACTTTTGAATTGACACCTAGGTCTATGAGGCGGGGGAATGTACCAGCGGCATCGTTGGTGTGTAGCGTAGAAAATACCAAGTGTCCTGTAAGTGCAGAGTTAATAGCGATGTTTGCTGTTTCTCCATCACGGATTTCACCGATCATTATAATGTCGGGGTCTTGGCGAACTGTTGCACGTAAGCCTTCTGCGAAATTGTAACCCTTGTCATTGACTTGAGTCTGGACGATACCTTCAAGATGATATTCAATAGGATCTTCTAGTGTGATTATTTTCAAATCTGGACTGTGAATTTTTTTAAGAAAAGAATACAAAGTTGTTGTTTTACCGGAACCGGTCGGTCCTGTGGTGAGTATCATGCCGTCTGGGCGGGACATCTCTTTTAATAGTATTGTCAAAAGTTTTGGGTGTATACCGAGGCTTTCTAGGGGAACGTCAATAGATTTGGGGTTGAGGATACGCATAACGATTGATTCGTTGTATGCGCCTGGTAGTATTGAGACACGAACCTCAATCTCGCCATCAGCTAGTTTTATACTGAAACGTCCGTCTTGGTTATCTTTTTTTATATTTAATTTCATTCCAGAGATGAGTTTGATTCTGGATAAAAGTAAAGCATAAGTTTCATTATCAAAACGGATAACATCATGAAGAACTCCGTCCATACGATATCGAAGTAGGACATAGGCCTGCTCTGGTTCAAAGTGAATATCAGAAGCACTTACTGCCAAAGCACCGGCTATAGATGTCTCCAAAATCCTAGAAACTCTGTAACTCATTTTGGTAGCTAAGATTTTTTCTAGAACCGTGATTACGTCTGGTAGATTTTTTGTTTCATTTATAATCTTTGTTATTTCATCACTAGAAACCTCTATTGAGCCAGACTTGCTTTCGTAGGCGAAAGAAAGGTCTTTGTACGCAGTCCATGCTTTTTCTAGGCTTTGTGTAGAAGTTATATAAAGTTCGGGAATGTATCCTTTTTCTTTGAGGGTATTTAGTACAGCCAAAGTCTTTTCGTTTTGTGGATTACGACTTGCTACTTTGATCTTTTTGTCTACAAGAGCATATCCTGCTACCAAAGCTTCTTTGGCATCTTTTTCATCAATGAGACGGAGAGCGTCCGCTACTATTGGGGTAACGGATAAGTTTACGTATTCTAAACCATATTTTGCAGATAATATTTGGACAAGCTCCTCCTCTTCTTTGTGAAGAAGATCCGTAATCTTTTGATTTTGCTTATCTTCGTCAAAGGTTAAAGTCATTGGAGATATTATAGCGCAAGAAGGGGAAACACGCCTACTAATAATTGGGAGGAGCTCGGAGATGGGTATTGTTTCAAAACGACGCGGACGATTTCTTGCAAGAAATCGTCCTAGTCCTCGACAATTTTCTGCTGAAAATTGTCTGTGGATGTCGTTTTGAAACAATACCCATCTCCGAGCTCTTGCTATAACAATTAAGCAGTTAATTAGTAGGTGTGTTTTAGGAA
This window contains:
- a CDS encoding ATPase, T2SS/T4P/T4SS family; the encoded protein is MTLTFDEDKQNQKITDLLHKEEEELVQILSAKYGLEYVNLSVTPIVADALRLIDEKDAKEALVAGYALVDKKIKVASRNPQNEKTLAVLNTLKEKGYIPELYITSTQSLEKAWTAYKDLSFAYESKSGSIEVSSDEITKIINETKNLPDVITVLEKILATKMSYRVSRILETSIAGALAVSASDIHFEPEQAYVLLRYRMDGVLHDVIRFDNETYALLLSRIKLISGMKLNIKKDNQDGRFSIKLADGEIEVRVSILPGAYNESIVMRILNPKSIDVPLESLGIHPKLLTILLKEMSRPDGMILTTGPTGSGKTTTLYSFLKKIHSPDLKIITLEDPIEYHLEGIVQTQVNDKGYNFAEGLRATVRQDPDIIMIGEIRDGETANIAINSALTGHLVFSTLHTNDAAGTFPRLIDLGVNSKVITSAIRVAMAQRLARKLCEFCKKETALEGNEKQEIETIVNSIEDKSLIPEQRTKIWKPVGCDKCNKTGYKGRVGVYEAILSSEKIENAVEKNPSEREIWAAAKEQGILTMRQDGILKILQGITSLEELERVISLQD